The Zobellia alginiliquefaciens genome contains a region encoding:
- a CDS encoding helix-turn-helix domain-containing protein codes for MEDIPKMGLPELYKETGIKENKNHPGFLIFKAENVSNLIKSGNPLRNLNYGVVFFIEGDGEIHVDFNSYKTSANSVYFCSPGQVVTAKGEFTEGFGVLFQKDFLLKPGAQQWIQSLPIFSGFLSSPMVEMVEKDKFLFHALLREMELEYHSDVILKYDALEALLTLMLVKLSRLYEKSKGDKISVDAKHILALESLINKQFKSNRSVADYASQMFMTPQHLNRLTKKNTGRSVSELINERLIVEVKRYLTYTEMSSEEIAHYFSFYDNSYFTKTFKKAVGETPKAFRKRQKELLRVEG; via the coding sequence TAAGGCCGAAAATGTTTCTAACCTTATCAAAAGCGGAAATCCGCTTAGAAACCTAAATTACGGCGTTGTATTTTTTATAGAAGGTGATGGAGAAATACATGTAGATTTCAACTCCTATAAAACCAGTGCCAACTCAGTGTATTTCTGTAGTCCCGGGCAAGTAGTTACAGCAAAAGGTGAATTTACGGAAGGGTTTGGTGTCCTCTTTCAAAAAGATTTTTTATTAAAGCCAGGTGCGCAACAATGGATACAGTCGTTACCTATATTTAGTGGTTTTTTGAGTAGCCCAATGGTTGAAATGGTTGAAAAAGACAAATTTTTGTTTCATGCCTTGCTACGTGAAATGGAGCTGGAATACCATAGCGATGTTATTTTAAAGTATGATGCCCTAGAGGCTCTTTTAACCCTTATGCTGGTAAAACTATCTAGACTTTATGAAAAATCTAAAGGAGATAAGATCAGTGTTGATGCCAAACATATTTTAGCGTTGGAATCTTTAATAAACAAACAATTTAAAAGTAACCGTAGTGTGGCGGATTATGCTTCCCAAATGTTCATGACCCCCCAGCATTTAAACCGATTGACCAAAAAGAATACGGGAAGAAGTGTGAGTGAGTTAATCAACGAAAGGCTTATTGTGGAGGTTAAAAGATACCTTACCTATACTGAAATGAGTAGCGAAGAAATAGCACATTATTTTAGTTTCTATGACAATTCTTATTTTACCAAAACCTTTAAAAAAGCGGTTGGTGAAACTCCCAAAGCTTTTAGAAAGCGACAAAAAGAACTCCTACGTGTTGAAGGTTGA